One part of the Corallococcus caeni genome encodes these proteins:
- a CDS encoding MSCRAMM family protein — MRRPSPLTAILPRLLVLVLALACSGGARAQTPESERASLRLRYGLSSRQGEQVDVGPGLTYSGLTPNDVALTLMGWAGTYLGGQVELQREAFELRDASSRVTGGSLVRGSLGPRGRLFLGPVRLELGAGYGFAQLPLFGGFTYAPVLQRGVRHAALVSARVLVALPAKLQLEARGELPLTLSAHAADGLKASSSGYVVGAALLYPVVSRDGWTGRLLLDVQQAHDTMELEDSGLRSEQRMRRIGLGFEVALGPAPRVIEDRVRGIIPIQVVDADTGAPLAGARVRVPSLMKPGTTEELVTDAQGKVRAFLPPGEQSAEVILEGYDSVTARTSVPVMEIAPLEVRLHKPAPTTGSLKVKVVQGKNSAPVPDVQVASGTAQLRTDKAGEVLLEGLAPGPVAVAMSAPGFRATEEAAVVVAGQTSELVVVLAQERKGELATLVGQVRSARSGKALVATVSIPQAKVRTRTDKSGAFTARVRGGTYRITLSAAGHRTQTKTVTVREGEQAILNVDLFPRGR, encoded by the coding sequence TTGCGCCGCCCGAGCCCCCTCACCGCCATCCTCCCGCGCCTGCTCGTCCTCGTCCTGGCGCTCGCCTGTTCCGGGGGCGCCCGTGCGCAAACCCCCGAGTCCGAGCGCGCCTCGTTGCGCCTCCGTTACGGCCTGTCCTCGCGCCAGGGTGAGCAGGTGGATGTAGGGCCCGGGCTCACCTACTCCGGTCTGACGCCGAACGACGTGGCGCTGACGTTGATGGGCTGGGCGGGGACGTACCTGGGCGGCCAGGTGGAGCTCCAGCGCGAGGCGTTCGAGCTTCGGGATGCGTCGTCGCGCGTGACGGGCGGCAGCCTGGTGCGCGGTTCGCTGGGGCCGCGCGGGCGTCTGTTCTTGGGGCCGGTGCGGCTGGAGCTGGGCGCGGGCTACGGCTTCGCGCAGCTGCCGCTGTTCGGTGGGTTCACCTACGCGCCGGTGTTGCAGCGGGGCGTGCGGCACGCGGCGCTGGTGTCCGCGCGGGTGTTGGTGGCGCTGCCGGCGAAGCTGCAACTGGAAGCGCGGGGTGAACTGCCGCTGACGCTCTCCGCGCACGCGGCGGATGGACTGAAGGCGTCATCGTCCGGCTACGTCGTGGGCGCGGCGCTCCTGTATCCGGTGGTGAGCCGGGATGGCTGGACGGGGCGCCTGCTCCTGGACGTGCAGCAGGCGCACGACACCATGGAACTGGAGGACAGCGGCCTGCGCTCCGAACAGCGGATGCGCCGCATCGGCCTGGGCTTCGAGGTCGCGCTGGGCCCGGCACCTCGAGTCATCGAGGATCGGGTGCGTGGAATCATCCCCATCCAGGTGGTGGACGCGGACACCGGCGCGCCGCTCGCGGGGGCGCGGGTGCGCGTGCCCTCATTGATGAAGCCGGGGACGACCGAGGAGCTGGTGACGGATGCGCAGGGGAAGGTGAGGGCCTTCCTGCCACCGGGAGAGCAGTCCGCCGAGGTGATCCTGGAGGGCTACGACTCCGTGACGGCGCGCACCTCCGTGCCGGTCATGGAGATCGCTCCCCTGGAGGTCCGCCTCCACAAGCCGGCGCCGACCACGGGCTCCCTCAAGGTGAAGGTGGTGCAGGGCAAGAACAGCGCGCCGGTTCCGGACGTGCAGGTCGCTTCAGGCACCGCCCAGCTGCGCACTGACAAGGCCGGTGAGGTGCTGCTGGAAGGGCTCGCGCCGGGACCGGTGGCCGTGGCGATGTCGGCGCCGGGCTTCCGCGCCACGGAAGAGGCCGCGGTCGTGGTGGCGGGGCAGACGTCGGAGCTGGTGGTGGTGCTGGCCCAGGAGCGCAAGGGCGAGCTGGCCACGCTGGTGGGCCAGGTGCGCAGCGCTCGGAGCGGCAAGGCGCTGGTGGCGACGGTGAGCATCCCGCAGGCGAAGGTGCGCACGCGCACGGACAAGAGCGGCGCCTTCACCGCGCGCGTCCGCGGCGGCACGTACCGCATCACCCTGTCCGCGGCCGGGCACCGGACCCAGACGAAGACCGTCACCGTGCGCGAAGGCGAGCAGGCGATTCTCAACGTTGATTTGTTCCCGAGGGGCCGGTGA